Genomic window (uncultured Hyphomonas sp.):
CGTGAGAACCATTCGAAGATGCTGGACCACTACCAGCAGACCAAGAACATGCTGGTCTCCTACTCCCCGAAGAAGCTTGGCTTCTTCTGATCCTGCCGCGGTGTGACGGCAGGGGGACGGTCCCGGTGGCAGCGTAGGCCGGGACCGTCCACTCCCTTTTCGGAGGTAATCCGATGACAGATGAAAGAATTACGCCGCCGCGCGTCACCGCAACCGATGCGGCGCGGCGCCTGATTGCCGAGATCCGGCAGGACTATCCGGAGATCCTGTTCCACCAGTCCGGCGGATGCTGCGACGGGTCGAGCCCGATGTGCTATCCGGCCGACGACTTCAAGGTTGGCGAGCGGGATGTGAAGCTGGGCGAGATTGACGGCGTGCCCGTCTATATCTCGGCCAGCCAGTTCGAGGCGTGGAAACACACCCAGCTGATCCTGGATGTTGTGCCGGGGCGCGGCGGCATGTTCTCGCTGGATAATGGGCGTGAGCAGCGTTTCCTGACCCGCAGCCGGGTCTTCGATGCCGGCGAACTTGCCGCGCTTGGCGATCCGCCGGGCTGAGGCCTAGAGGTCGAGCGCCATCTGTCCGCCTTTCTGAACGGGCGGTGCGAAGAGGTCCGTGCGCAGGGACGGACGGGGATTGCCGAGGCCCAGCCGCTTCGTGGCCCGGGCGAAGCGTTTCGCGATCAGGTCCGCCACAGGCCCGCGTCCGCGCATGCGTTCGCCCCATTGGGCGTCGTAATCCTTGCCGCCGCGCATGTCGCGCATCGTGTTGATCACCTTTGCGGCCCGGTCAGGCACATGCTGAACCAGCCATTCATGGAACAGGTCCTTGATCTCATAAGGCAGGCGCAGCAGCACATAGCCCGCCCCGCCTGCGCCGTGGGCGGCGGCGGCTTCCAGCAGGGCTTCGATTTCATGGTCGTTCAGGGCCGGGATGATGGGCGCGGTCATCACGGTCACCGGGATGCCGGCCTCGCTGAGGGCACGGACGGTTTCCAGCCGCCGTTGCGGCGTGGCGGCGCGCGGCTCCATCTTGCGGCTCAGCGCGCGGTCCAGCGTCGTGATCGACACGCCGGCCCGCACCAGCCCTTTCTCCGCCATGGGGGCGAGCAGGTCGATGTCGCGCTGGATCAAGGCCGATTTCGTCAGCAGGGTGACAGGATGGTTGTGCGCCGCCAGGACTTCCAGCACTTGCCGGGTCATTTTGTAGGTCCGCTCGATCGGCTGGTAGGCGTCCGTGTTCATGCCGAGCGCAATCGGCCGGCAGACATAGCTGGGGCGGGAGAGTTCCCATTCGAGCTGGCGGATCGCATTGGTCTTGTAGAAAAGCCGGCTTTCGAAATCGAGGCCAGCGGACAGCCCGTGGAAGGCATGGCTCGGCCGGGCGAAGCAATAGATGCAGCCATGCTCGCAGCCGCGATAGGGGTTGATCGTCCGGTCGAAAGAAATGTCGGGCGAGCGATTGAAGGTGATCACTGTCCGCGCCGTTTCCGGCATCACCAGCGTCTCGATCCGGGCGGCATCCTGTTCGATCGTGTCCCAGCCATCATCGAAGGCGAAGCGGGTCTCTTTCTCGAAACGCCCGGTCTGGTTCGACACCGCCCCGCGCCCGCGCTGTGTGGCGCGTTCGGCGGCGGCCTGTGTGTCGATCAGGCTGACACGGCCTTTGGGGGAGAGTTTCTGTCCGGTGCGCATGCCGGCAAAAGGCCACGCAAACAAGAACAAATCAAGAACAAAATTGACGCAAAGGCGCCGTTTCCTGTGGATGGGCCGGGCGCGTTCAGCCCTTCAGCGTGTCGAAATTTCCGAAAATGCGCGACAGGTGCTCCGGCATGCCCCGGCCGGTCACGTCGGAGAAGTCGGTGCCATCGCCAAAATCGGGATTGGCCGTAGACGGTCTCGCCTTGAGCTGCATGGACCAGTCCGGGAAGACCCGCTCATCTGCGTCTTCCTGAAGGATGGTGACCACGGATGTATGGCGCGGATCCCTCACGATGCGCTGGTAAGTCTCCCTCACGTCGCGCTGCTCACCTTCGAGCATCTGCAGGAAATTCAGCCCGTTAAAAAGCAGGGCGCCCGTAATGCCGCATTGGGCATTGGCCGTTGTCGCTTCTTCCAGGATGTTTGAGAGATCAGTCTCTGCCAGACCGAATTTCGCCGTGCTGACATAAATAAGGCGGAACATGTAAGCCCTTGATCTGTATGGTCTTTGGCGTCGTTGCCCAAACGGCAAATCTTAGGCGCATTTTTTGCGGTTTCGTCAAGCATGACCCCTGCGGTTCCAGGCCCGCCAGTCGCTCAGCTGGTCGATGTCCATCAGCATGGGCAAAAGGCCGATGTCGGCATGGCCGGGCAGGTTCGACCAGACATCCTGCATGGCGTGCGGGCCAGACCAGCGCACATTGCGGAAAGGCGAACGGGTGCGGGCACTCTTGTTGATGCCGAACAGCCAGAAACCGCCATCCTCCGCCGGGCCGAATACGGCATCGTGGCGGGCCAGCAAACGCACGGCCTGGCGCAGCAGCGCAGCGGACACATCCGGCGCGTCGGTTCCGATAAACAGGACCGGGCCGGGCGGGGCTTCGTTGAGCCCTTTTTCCAGCCGTTCCGTCAGCGTGCCCTGGCCCTGGCTGCGGCGAGGCAGATGGGCCGGCCATCCTGTTGTGGTGACAGCGCGCAGCGCACTGTCCGGCGCAGCATAGATGATCGTGTCACAGCCGGACTGCATGGCAGCGCGGAAGGTGCGGGCCTGCGTGAAACTGGCAATGCGCCGGGCGGCTGCGGGGCCTGTGTCCTTGGCCAGTCTAGTCTTGGACAGGCCGATGCGCGGGGGCTTGGCGAATACGAGAAGAGTTGGATGTCGCATGCCAATGCCTTACTTTCGTCTGCAGTCCGGTGAAAGATGTCGGGATCAAAACCGGGCCAAAAAGGAGGCTTTCCGATGCAATGCCTGAATTCCGGCCTGAAATCTGGACTGAAAAGCGTGCTGAAAAGTGTTCTGGCGGTCAGTGCCCTCGCCTTGTTGCCAGCCTGCTTCATGAGCGAGACGCCCTTCATTTCGCCGGACGATGTCGTCCGGCTGGATGAGGCGTCGGTCATCCTTGTCTGCAGCGCGGAAGACGATTGCGCCCGCACCGTGCCGAACCGGGGCAACAAGGGCTATTTCATGATGCCGCCGGAAGATGAAGGCGAGGATGAGGAGCCTGTGGCCGTCCGGTTCGCGCCTCTGATGGAGACGGCGGTCGGGCCGGTCTGGCTGACCGAGATCCGGATGGTGGAGGATGACGAGACAGCCTATGTCGTCGGCGTCACCCGCCGCGCGCCCGAATTCGACGCCGATGGCCTGAAAGGGTTCGATGTCGAACTCCCCTGGTGCGGCGATGTTTCGGAGGAAGAGCGGGAAACCTGGGGCATCGAGAAGCTCGATTCCTATACCTGCAGCCTGCCAACGGACGCCTCGATTGCGGACTATCTGCGCGAAGCGCACAAAGCCTGGTTCGACGATCCGGACTGGTGGGACGGCGACTAGGCCCAGCGGCCCCTTTCATGCGGAATGCCATGGGCGATGCAGATGTCGTGCAGGCGGTCGGTCGCCTGCGGGTCGTTGGCGAAGAATTCGATCGAAAGTGCTATCAGCAACTGGCCCCAGGCTTCCTTCGGCACGATGGTCCAGAACTCATAGTCTGAATCGCCCCACATCTCCTCGACCAGCTTGCCCATATCCTGCGTGTCGAAGGTGAATTTGTCCTCTGCCAGGGTTGCCCGGACGGAGCGGAAATTCTCGCCCTCCTGCCGGTAGAGTTCCACGGAATTCTGGTCGTCGCTCATGAGGGGCTCCTCGTCAGGTGTATCGTTTCGCCAAATCCTCCGGGCGGGCGCCCAGAAGGAAACGGGTCAGCAGGAACGCATTGTGCCATGACCGCTTGCGCCAGCCGTCGCGCTCATATTTGGCGGCGGAGGTGCGCGCCTCGGCATTCAGCTGGACGAGGCGCCGCTTGCCGATGGCGCGGACGATCATCACGTCCTCCATCAGCGGCACGTCAGGGTAGCCGCCGACCTCGTCATAGAGCTTCCGGCTGATCAGCAGGCCCTGGTCGCCATAAGGCAGGCCCAGCATCCGGGCGCGGCGGTTTGCGCGTTTCTCCAAGGTCCGGGCGGCGCGCGCATCGGACCGGTATCGTAGTTCGAAGAACGCGGCATAGTCCGGTTTAGTCATGACATGATCCGATGTGCGCTCGGCCCAGTCACGGGAAAGCGCCGTATCGGCATGCAGAAACAGCAGCCAGTCACCCCGCGCGGTGGCTGCTCCGGCAGCCAACTGCGCGCCCCGTCCGCGGGCACCGGTCACCAGATTGGCCCCCATCGCCCCGGCGATTTTCGCGGTCGCATCCTCAGACCCGCCATCGGCCACGATGACCTCCCGGATCAGCCCTGCCTCCAGCCCCGGCATCAGGCTCTCCAGGCAAAGCGGCAGCTCCGCCTCGGCGTTCAGCGTTGGAATGACGATGGAAAGCGGAGCGGGCATGATGAAGGGGCAGTCAGATAATGAAAAGGCTGGTCGAGTCGGGCGCTAGCTGAAGAGCCCGATCACGTACAGCACTTCGAGAATGACCCAGCCAGCGGTGCGGCCGAACTTCGTGAAAGCGCCGATGGTTCCTGCGACAAGGCCCAGAGCAATTGCTGCAGCAATGATACCGGGGCCGTCCAGTTGATAAGCGAACTTGCAGACCAGGAAGACTGCCAGCCCTGATCCGCCACCTAAGATCATAAATGCCAGGATACCGGCAGCCATTTCGTCGGTGCCTTGGGGCTCCCTGCTTTCGCTCATTCCAGCTCCCCCAGCCGCTTTTCTACCAGCAGCAGGTCACGCCAGGCGCGGGACTTTTCCTGCGGGCGGCGCAGCAGGTAAGCCGGGTGCAGCAGCGGGATCAGCGGCACGGAATAGCCGCCAGCCGTGGTGAACACATGCTCGGAACCGCGCAGGCGCATGATGCCGTCCTGCGTGTCCAGCAGCGCCTTGGCAGGCACGCCGCCGGCCGCCACGATCAGCTTCGGCTGGTTCAGCTCGATCATCCGGTCGACGAAGGGGCGGCAGACGTCCAGCTCTTCCTGGTCCGGGTTCCGGTTACCAGGTGGGCGCCAGTAATTGACGTTGGTGATGAAGGCGTTGGTCTCGCGGGTCCGCTCGATGGCGGCCAGCATCCGGTCCAGCAACTGCCCGGCCTTGCCGACAAAAGGCAGGCCTTTCCGGTCCTCCTCCGCGCCGGGACCTTCGCCGATCACCATCAGGCTGGCCTCCGGCGTGCCGTCATAGACGACGGTCGAGTGTGCGGCGGCCTTCAGCGGGCTGCCTTCAAACGATTCGATGGCAGCCTTCAGGGCGTTCAGAGTGTCGCACCCTGCGGCCTGAGAGCGGGCTTCCTCCACCCAATTTTTCGGTTTCCTGCGGCGCGGGCGGACAGGCGCATTTTGCTGCGGTGCAGCAGAACCTGTTGATTCTGCTGCCTTCAGGAAGGCGTCGACCCGGGTGTGATCAACGTCCACGCCCATCTCCTCCCACCAGTCAGTGAGGGCATCGATGGCAGTGATTGACGCAGGGGCGGGCATTCAGAAGCTCTGGACCTTCGCGGCAGACATTGTAAGTGCTTAAGTAATTGCAGATATGGGCGGCAACTCTAAGGCCGAAGCGAGGAGAAACCAATGGCGGATGACGCTATGGAACGGGAATCGATGGAGTTCGACCTGGTGATCGTGGGCGGGGGCCCGTCCGGTCTGTCAGCCGCCATCAGGTTTAAACAACTGGCGAACGAGGCAGGCGAAGACCTGTCCGTCGTGGTTCTGGAAAAGGGCGGCGAGATCGGCGCGCACATCCTGTCGGGTGTCGTGATGGATCCGGTCGGCCTCGACAAGCTGATCCCCGATTGGCGGACCCGTGACGACCGCCCGCTGAAAACGGAAGTGACGGCAGACAAATTCATGTTCCTGGGGCCGCAAGGCGTGGCGGACATTTCCATTCTGCCGATGCCGGGCTTCATGAAGAACCATGGCAATTTCACCGGCTCGCTGGCCAACGTGACCCGCTGGCTCGGCCAGGAAGCCGAAAATCTCGGCGTCGAAGTCTTCCCCGGCTTTGCTGCCTCTGAAGTTGTCTACGGCGAAGATGGCCGCGTGAAGGGCGTCGTGTCCGGTGTCATGGGCATCGCGGCCGATGGCAGCCACAAGGGCGACTACCAGCCGGGCATGGAACTGCTGGGCAAATACGTGCTCTTCGCAGAAGGCGCCCGCGGCTCGCTGACCAAGGAGCTCATCGCGAAGTTCAATCTCGATGAAGGCCGCGACCCGCAGAAATTCGGCATCGGCCTGAAAGAACTCTGGTCCGTGCCGGAAGAGAATTTCAAGGAAGGCTATGTCCAGCACACGATGGGCTGGCCGCTCGACAACAAGACCGGCGGCGGCAGCTTCCTTTATCACTTCCGCGATAATGGCGAGCCGTTCATCTCGGTCGGTTTCGTGGTTCACCTGAACTACGCCAACCCGTACATTTCGCCGTATCAGGAGTTCCAGCGCTTCAAGCACCACCCGGCCGTGTTGCCGCATCTCGAAGGCGGCAAGCGCGTGGCCTATGGCGCCCGTGCGATCACCGAGGGCGGCTTCCAGTCTGTTCCGAAGCTGGCCTTCCCGGGCGGCGCGCTGATCGGCTGCGGTGCCGGCTTCGTTAACGTGCCGCGCATCAAGGGCAGTCACAACGCCATCCTGACCGGCATGATGGGCGCTGAAGCGGCCTTCGCCGCCATCAAGGACGGCCGTCAGGGCGACACGCTGGAAAGCTATGAAGAGGCTTACACCCAGTCTTCGGTCTACAAGGAGCTGAAGGTCGTCCGGAACGTGAAACCGCTCTGGTCGAAACTCGGCACCGCCATCGGCATCCCGATGGGCGGCATCGAAATGTGGATTTCCAGCCTGCTCGGCGGGTTCTCCTTCTTCGGCACGATGAAGCACGGCAAGACCGACGCGGCATCGCTGAAGCCGGCGAAGAACTTCAAGCCGATCGACTATCCGAAACCAGATGGCGTGATCAGCTTCGACAAGCTCACCAATGTTTCCTTCACGAACACCTATCACGAGGAAGACCAGCCGGTGCACCTGAAGGTCGCTGACCTCGCCCTGCAGAAATCTTCCGAGCACGATGTCTTCGACGGCCCGTCGGCACGTTACTGCCCGGCCGGCGTGTATGAGTGGATCGAGGAAGGCGGCGAGCTGAAGTTCCAGATCAACTCGCAGAACTGCATCCACTGCAAGACCTGCGACATCAAGGATCCGAACCAGAACATCAACTGGACCGTGCCGGAAGGCGGCGGCGGCCCGGCCTATCCGAACATGTGATCCGGCCTTTCAAGGCGATCATGGTGCAGCCCGTTCCTTGTCAGGAGCGGGCTGTTCCGTATCGGCACACGGGGAAGTGATGCGGCAAACAGGCCAGATCAGGCCAGATTAAGCCCATGTTTATGAACAAGGCAGCAAACCTGTCCTGTACAACACGTGGCCGCCTTGCTCTTGCCGTACGGGGCTGCTTCACTCGGCGCCACCTGCGAAGCTGGAGACCGGAGAGTCCATGCGCCTGAAGAATTCTGTCGCGGCAAGTGCGCTTGCCTTGTCCCTTTCCCTGTCTGTCTCGCTGGGCGCGTGCGCTGCCGCACCTGCAGTTCCGGATGCGGCGCTGCTCGAAACCCAGGCCGAAGACGCGGTGATTGCCGAAACCTATGCCAGCCTGTCGGATGCGGCGCGGGCGACTTCTGTACTGGATGCGCGCGGCAAGCCGGTCGGTCCTGACGCGTATGACATGCCATCCGCTGCGGTGAAGGCCGGCGATATGGCGGCCTTTCTCGCCAAGACGCGTGACCTGGATGTGGAAGACCGCGACGCCAGCCCGCTGTTCGACGCTTTCATCGCGCTCGACGAAGCGGCCGCCGGCCGGACGGAAGAGGCGCGCCAGACCCTCGCCGAGGCCAGCGCCCGCTCGGGCGAAGAAGGTGAGACCAGTTTCTATATCTATCTCGATGCCTGGCTGCTCGCCATGGAAGGCAAGACCGATGAGGCCATCAACCGGCATCGCGGCGCCGCCAGCGGCATGCCCGGCCTGACCGGCGATCTGTCCCTGGCCGCCATGCTCGACGCGCTCGGCCGGCCGGAACAGGCCCTGGCCGTTTATGAGGCGATGACGCCATCGAAGATCGAAGCGCCCGAACACCAGTTCGATCCCAAGGGCCTGATCTACAATCACATCCGGACGGTGATCTCCCGCCACGCGCTACTGCTGCAGCGGTTGGGCCGGATCGATGAGGCGAAGGCGGTCTATCAGCAGCTGGCGGACGCCGAGCCGGAAGAGGCGATCAGCTACGCCGCCGCCATGGACAGCCTGGAGACCGGGAAGAACCTGAAGAACGAGCCCCAGTCCGTGGCCGAAGCGTTCAGCCAGTCGCTGGCCGATGTGTCCCGCACCATGCAGGAACAGCGGGTCATCCGCCGCATCATGATGGGCGGCCGGGTCGAAGGGTTTGACGACCAGCGTTCGGCGTTCGATCAGGTGGCGCTGCTGATCTCGCCGGAAAATGAAGACCTGCGGTCTGCGATCATCGACGAGATGTATGCCAGCGCCCTGTATGACGGTGTGGCGCATGTTGCCACCACAGCGCCGGAACCGACGGCATCCCTGCAGATTGCGGCGGCGCAGGCGAAACTCATGTCCGGGCAGGAGGATGCCGCCCGTGCCGCCATCGACAAGGCGCTCGGCCTGACCGATGACGACAACCGTCTGTCGACGCTTTACGGCGCGCTTCAGCTGCACTCGCGGATGAATGACGAGAAGGCCTCGAAGGACCTGATCGAGAAAGTCATCGCCCTGTCCGAAAACCCGGCAGAGGAGGCGGCCGCACACGGCCTCGCAACCAGCATCTACAATCAGTTCGGGGATTACAAGCAGGCCGTCAGCCATGCCGAACAGGCCCGCGCGCTGGACGATACGCATGACCGCCGGGTCGTTCTGGCCGATGCGCTCGGCCGTAACGGACAGATCAATGAAGCGCTGGCGATCCTGCGAACCGAGCGCCTCACGCGTCCGAACGACCCCTACATGCTGAACACGCTCGGTTATTTCCTGATCGAGCGGACGGACAAGCTGGACGAGGGCTTCAAGCTGCTCAGCCGCGCCCGCACAATGGCGGAGCGCGATCCCTATATCGCCGACTCGCTGGGCTGGGCCTATTTCAAGCTTGGCCACATCAATGAGGCCAAACGCCTGATCGAACTGTCCCGCCAGGAACTCGCCCCGCACCAGCATTGGGAGATCGAGTTCCATCTTGGCGACATCTACTGGTATCTCGACGACAAGGAGGCGGCTAAAGCCGCCTGGCAGACAGCGCTCGACAACGGCCCGCCCGCTGCGGAAAAGGCCGACCTGACCGACCGGCTGGAAAATGGCCTCAGTGAACCGAAGCCGGAACGCCAGCCCTTGCCGGATGTGTCGCTAACCGATGGCGAAGTCGACCGTCAGGACATCTGACACCCGCCTCTTTAACGTGCCAGCGGTGCGCCTTACTATCGCCTGAAAAGGCTGCGATTCCGTCAGCAGACGGCAGGGAAAGTGTTCATGACTGACGGCAGATACGAAAGCGTCGAAAACCGCTTCGGAATCAACGGGTTTTACCTACCAGGGCCACGCTGGGTGTGGATCTGGCTGCGCCGGTTGATTGTGCTCGGCTTTGTTCTGGGTGTGATCGGGATCATCGCGCTCTGGCTGTACTTTGCTGCATTGGGCCGGACCGTGCCCTCGATCGCCAAGCTGAAACAGTATGAACCGCCGATCACCTCCCGCGTCCACGCAGGTGACGGGACCCTGATTGCGGAATTCGCCGATCAGCACCGGGTCTTCGTGCCATATGAATCGATCCCGACCCATGTGGTCGATGCCTTCGTTGCGGCCGAGGACAAGAACTATTTCAGGCACCACGGGCTCGATTATGTCGGCATCCTGCGGGGCGGCATCAATTCGGTGAAGAACAAGCTCACCGGCAAGGGCGGCCTGCAGGGCGGCTCGACGATCACCCAGCAGGTGGCCAAGAACATGCTGCTGACCCGCGATCAGAACCTGACCCGCAAGGCGAAGGAAGCCATCGTCGCCCAGCGCATGGAAAAGGAATTCACCAAGGGACAGATCCTCGAACTGTACCTCAACGAGATCTATCTCGGCGGACGGTCCTATGGCGTCGGGTCGGCGGCGCTGAACTATTTCAACAAGTCCCTCCCGGAACTGGACCTGTCGGAAGCGGCCGTGCTTGCCTCTCTGGCGAAGGCTCCATCGGCGGTCAATCCGTACACCAATCCAAAACGCCTCCTCGCTCGCCGGAACTATGTGCTCGGCCGCATGGTCGAGGATGGCTACATCACCCAGGAAGAGGCCGACGAGGCCATGAGCAAGCCGCTGACCACGACGCGGCGGCTGAAAGGTCCGGAATATGTGGCCGCGACCTATTTCGTTCAGGAACTGCGCCGGGATCTTATCAAGTCCTATGGCGAGGAAACTCTGGAACAGGGCGGGCTTTCGATCCGCTCTACCATCGACACGCATTTGCAGCTGGCAGCGCAGCAGGCACTGCGCAACGGTCTGATTGCCTACGACCGCCGTCATGGCTGGCGCGGTCCGGTCACCACGATCGAAACGGGCGACGGCGCGCTGGAAGCCCTGAAAGAGGTCAAGCTCCCCGGTGGCTATGGCACCTGGGAAGCGGCCATGGTGCAGAAAGTGTCCAGCTCCGGCGCGACGCTTCTTCTGACGGACGGCGCAACGATCAAGCTGCCGGCCGAGGAAGTTGAATGGGCCAAAACCTACAAATCCGAAGACGGAAAAACCGGCCTTCAGGTCGGGCAGGTCATTCTGGCGGAGTTGAAGCGGCAGGTTCTCAACGCCGACGAAACGCTCGCGCCGCGCTCGGAAGAGGCCGAGCTTGACCCGGAAGGCAATGAGATCGACGAGGGTGAGATCGAGCCGATGCTGGTCCCGGTGGGCAATGCCACGCTGCGCCAGGTGCCGGAAGTCGACGGGGCGCTGATCGCCCTCGATCCGCACACCGGCCGGATCCTCGCGATGCAGGGCGGCTACTCCTTCTTCAAGTCGAGCTACAACCGCGTCACACAGTCGAAGCGCCAGCCGGGCTCCAGCTTCAAGGCGTTCGTCTATGCGGCCGCGCTTGAGAAGGGCTACACGCCGGCGACAAGGATGCTGGATGCGCCGTTCGTGTCGTTCGATGTG
Coding sequences:
- a CDS encoding DUF2064 domain-containing protein produces the protein MRHPTLLVFAKPPRIGLSKTRLAKDTGPAAARRIASFTQARTFRAAMQSGCDTIIYAAPDSALRAVTTTGWPAHLPRRSQGQGTLTERLEKGLNEAPPGPVLFIGTDAPDVSAALLRQAVRLLARHDAVFGPAEDGGFWLFGINKSARTRSPFRNVRWSGPHAMQDVWSNLPGHADIGLLPMLMDIDQLSDWRAWNRRGHA
- a CDS encoding DUF779 domain-containing protein; its protein translation is MTDERITPPRVTATDAARRLIAEIRQDYPEILFHQSGGCCDGSSPMCYPADDFKVGERDVKLGEIDGVPVYISASQFEAWKHTQLILDVVPGRGGMFSLDNGREQRFLTRSRVFDAGELAALGDPPG
- a CDS encoding BLUF domain-containing protein, coding for MFRLIYVSTAKFGLAETDLSNILEEATTANAQCGITGALLFNGLNFLQMLEGEQRDVRETYQRIVRDPRHTSVVTILQEDADERVFPDWSMQLKARPSTANPDFGDGTDFSDVTGRGMPEHLSRIFGNFDTLKG
- a CDS encoding PA0069 family radical SAM protein, with product MFAWPFAGMRTGQKLSPKGRVSLIDTQAAAERATQRGRGAVSNQTGRFEKETRFAFDDGWDTIEQDAARIETLVMPETARTVITFNRSPDISFDRTINPYRGCEHGCIYCFARPSHAFHGLSAGLDFESRLFYKTNAIRQLEWELSRPSYVCRPIALGMNTDAYQPIERTYKMTRQVLEVLAAHNHPVTLLTKSALIQRDIDLLAPMAEKGLVRAGVSITTLDRALSRKMEPRAATPQRRLETVRALSEAGIPVTVMTAPIIPALNDHEIEALLEAAAAHGAGGAGYVLLRLPYEIKDLFHEWLVQHVPDRAAKVINTMRDMRGGKDYDAQWGERMRGRGPVADLIAKRFARATKRLGLGNPRPSLRTDLFAPPVQKGGQMALDL
- a CDS encoding penicillin-binding protein 1A, whose translation is MTDGRYESVENRFGINGFYLPGPRWVWIWLRRLIVLGFVLGVIGIIALWLYFAALGRTVPSIAKLKQYEPPITSRVHAGDGTLIAEFADQHRVFVPYESIPTHVVDAFVAAEDKNYFRHHGLDYVGILRGGINSVKNKLTGKGGLQGGSTITQQVAKNMLLTRDQNLTRKAKEAIVAQRMEKEFTKGQILELYLNEIYLGGRSYGVGSAALNYFNKSLPELDLSEAAVLASLAKAPSAVNPYTNPKRLLARRNYVLGRMVEDGYITQEEADEAMSKPLTTTRRLKGPEYVAATYFVQELRRDLIKSYGEETLEQGGLSIRSTIDTHLQLAAQQALRNGLIAYDRRHGWRGPVTTIETGDGALEALKEVKLPGGYGTWEAAMVQKVSSSGATLLLTDGATIKLPAEEVEWAKTYKSEDGKTGLQVGQVILAELKRQVLNADETLAPRSEEAELDPEGNEIDEGEIEPMLVPVGNATLRQVPEVDGALIALDPHTGRILAMQGGYSFFKSSYNRVTQSKRQPGSSFKAFVYAAALEKGYTPATRMLDAPFVSFDVSTGDYWRPSNYTEGRSYGMVTLRIALEKSLNQVTARVAQDIGMEAVSDLAVRMGVYENLPPYAAMSLGAGDAYLIDMARGYAGFVNGGKKITPTLLDRVQDRHGRTLFRHDERACEGCQAEEWDGQEPPQLAEVGEQVLDPIVAYQITHMLEGVVERGTGRRALRVGKPLAGKTGTTDDYRDAIFMGFSPDLVVGVRVGFDDNRSLGEGEAGGSVAAPIFTEFMEKALADQPAIPFRIPPGVRLVKIDARTGELPGPETSVIIDEAFRPGTEPGLSAFNSSDDCLSISGSCGAGSSSGSVSGFDPERDAGVVPEDPMQPQEQAVTGDLDGTY
- a CDS encoding tetratricopeptide repeat protein, giving the protein MRLKNSVAASALALSLSLSVSLGACAAAPAVPDAALLETQAEDAVIAETYASLSDAARATSVLDARGKPVGPDAYDMPSAAVKAGDMAAFLAKTRDLDVEDRDASPLFDAFIALDEAAAGRTEEARQTLAEASARSGEEGETSFYIYLDAWLLAMEGKTDEAINRHRGAASGMPGLTGDLSLAAMLDALGRPEQALAVYEAMTPSKIEAPEHQFDPKGLIYNHIRTVISRHALLLQRLGRIDEAKAVYQQLADAEPEEAISYAAAMDSLETGKNLKNEPQSVAEAFSQSLADVSRTMQEQRVIRRIMMGGRVEGFDDQRSAFDQVALLISPENEDLRSAIIDEMYASALYDGVAHVATTAPEPTASLQIAAAQAKLMSGQEDAARAAIDKALGLTDDDNRLSTLYGALQLHSRMNDEKASKDLIEKVIALSENPAEEAAAHGLATSIYNQFGDYKQAVSHAEQARALDDTHDRRVVLADALGRNGQINEALAILRTERLTRPNDPYMLNTLGYFLIERTDKLDEGFKLLSRARTMAERDPYIADSLGWAYFKLGHINEAKRLIELSRQELAPHQHWEIEFHLGDIYWYLDDKEAAKAAWQTALDNGPPAAEKADLTDRLENGLSEPKPERQPLPDVSLTDGEVDRQDI
- a CDS encoding electron transfer flavoprotein-ubiquinone oxidoreductase yields the protein MADDAMERESMEFDLVIVGGGPSGLSAAIRFKQLANEAGEDLSVVVLEKGGEIGAHILSGVVMDPVGLDKLIPDWRTRDDRPLKTEVTADKFMFLGPQGVADISILPMPGFMKNHGNFTGSLANVTRWLGQEAENLGVEVFPGFAASEVVYGEDGRVKGVVSGVMGIAADGSHKGDYQPGMELLGKYVLFAEGARGSLTKELIAKFNLDEGRDPQKFGIGLKELWSVPEENFKEGYVQHTMGWPLDNKTGGGSFLYHFRDNGEPFISVGFVVHLNYANPYISPYQEFQRFKHHPAVLPHLEGGKRVAYGARAITEGGFQSVPKLAFPGGALIGCGAGFVNVPRIKGSHNAILTGMMGAEAAFAAIKDGRQGDTLESYEEAYTQSSVYKELKVVRNVKPLWSKLGTAIGIPMGGIEMWISSLLGGFSFFGTMKHGKTDAASLKPAKNFKPIDYPKPDGVISFDKLTNVSFTNTYHEEDQPVHLKVADLALQKSSEHDVFDGPSARYCPAGVYEWIEEGGELKFQINSQNCIHCKTCDIKDPNQNINWTVPEGGGGPAYPNM
- a CDS encoding TIGR04283 family arsenosugar biosynthesis glycosyltransferase — translated: MPAPLSIVIPTLNAEAELPLCLESLMPGLEAGLIREVIVADGGSEDATAKIAGAMGANLVTGARGRGAQLAAGAATARGDWLLFLHADTALSRDWAERTSDHVMTKPDYAAFFELRYRSDARAARTLEKRANRRARMLGLPYGDQGLLISRKLYDEVGGYPDVPLMEDVMIVRAIGKRRLVQLNAEARTSAAKYERDGWRKRSWHNAFLLTRFLLGARPEDLAKRYT
- a CDS encoding uracil-DNA glycosylase → MPAPASITAIDALTDWWEEMGVDVDHTRVDAFLKAAESTGSAAPQQNAPVRPRRRKPKNWVEEARSQAAGCDTLNALKAAIESFEGSPLKAAAHSTVVYDGTPEASLMVIGEGPGAEEDRKGLPFVGKAGQLLDRMLAAIERTRETNAFITNVNYWRPPGNRNPDQEELDVCRPFVDRMIELNQPKLIVAAGGVPAKALLDTQDGIMRLRGSEHVFTTAGGYSVPLIPLLHPAYLLRRPQEKSRAWRDLLLVEKRLGELE